The following is a genomic window from Leptospira bouyouniensis.
GTTACCCTTCTCTGCAATGTCCATATTCTTCAAAATGTTGTAGATGGACTTTGTGGAGTAAGAAGAAGGTTCTACGTCTTCTATGATCGCGATTCTGTTTTCTTCCGCCTTTTTATTCAGGATGGAGAGAACAGCCTTTTTCTTAACGCTGCGTGACAAGTTTGAGGAATAATCTCTTGGTTTTGGTCCATGAATGATACCACCACCAACGAAATGAGGAGCTCTGATGGATCCTTGTCTTGCACGACCAGTTCCTTTTTGAGCCCAAGGTTTGATTCCCCCACCGCGAACTTCGGAACGATCCTTTGTAGAATGTGTCCCTTGTCTGTTGTTCGCATTTTCAGCTTTAACCGCATCATAGATGGCTCCAAGCGAAATGCCGGTAGCAAATAATTCTGCCGGAAGTTCAACTTCGCTTACGAATACGCCTTCTTTATTGTATTTACGCGCTTTCATGTTCTACCTATCTATCCGATTTTTTCTATCGTAACGATACCACGTTCCCTTCCTGGAACTGGACCGGATACAAATACCAAGTTGGCGTCTGCATCAATTTTTACTACCTTCAGGTTTCGAACAGTTGTCTGCTCAGAACCCATTCTTCCGCCCATTTTCAAACCCTTGAACACACGTCCAGGAGTTGTGTTCGATCCAATCGAACCAGGGTGTCTTTGGAAACGAGAACCGTGTCCTGCAGGACCACCAGCAAATCCATGGCGTTTGACAACACCTTGTGTTCCCTTCCCTTTTGAAGTTCCGGTCACTTTTACTGTATCATCTAAAGCAAAAATATCTGCGAGTTTCACTTCTGAACCCACGGCAACACCTTCAAACCCTTTGAACTCAACCAAAGTTTTTTTAGGAGTCGCGATATTCGCTTTTTTGATAT
Proteins encoded in this region:
- the rplD gene encoding 50S ribosomal protein L4, whose translation is MKARKYNKEGVFVSEVELPAELFATGISLGAIYDAVKAENANNRQGTHSTKDRSEVRGGGIKPWAQKGTGRARQGSIRAPHFVGGGIIHGPKPRDYSSNLSRSVKKKAVLSILNKKAEENRIAIIEDVEPSSYSTKSIYNILKNMDIAEKGNVGFVVAGENQFLKKSTRNIENLKYVNSKRVVCRDILYNNNLVISESALKELQAQYSKKG
- the rplC gene encoding 50S ribosomal protein L3, encoding MAKGLIGEKLGMAHIFNNDGKMVTVTVLRVGPCFVSQVKTEANDGYEAVQLAFGDAKEKHLTKAELGHIKKANIATPKKTLVEFKGFEGVAVGSEVKLADIFALDDTVKVTGTSKGKGTQGVVKRHGFAGGPAGHGSRFQRHPGSIGSNTTPGRVFKGLKMGGRMGSEQTTVRNLKVVKIDADANLVFVSGPVPGRERGIVTIEKIG